The Phoenix dactylifera cultivar Barhee BC4 chromosome 12, palm_55x_up_171113_PBpolish2nd_filt_p, whole genome shotgun sequence genome has a window encoding:
- the LOC103718111 gene encoding transcription factor bHLH51-like, producing MAARYGRPTGWAEEGKRSTFPTPSKGSLLRPRPSSSAPPFLGQGSFYPSSSEDERAITLRIHSQAEKRRRERINSHLSTLRRMIPNSNKMDKASLLGRVIEHVKDLKRKAVDASTISMIPTEANVVTVESDAGYQNTFSLNDDNLYIKASLCCDDRPDLFAELIEAFRRLRLRTIRVDSSSLGGRIRNVFLLCRKDSTGSVCLNSLKESIKEALDRVASVDMVPSNAFISKRQRLLQPRFPSSNISL from the exons ATGGCTGCACGCTATGGTCGACCAACTGGTTGGGCAGAGGAGGGGAAGCGTAGCACCTTCCCCACTCCAAGCAAGGGCTCTTTGCTGCGCCCCCGGCCTTCCAGCTCGGCTCCTCCGTTTCTAGGCCAGGGGTCCTTCTACCCTTCCTCGTCTGAGGATGAGAGAGCCATAACTCTAAGAATCCATAGCCAGGCTGAGAAGAGGCGCAGAGAGAGGATTAACTCACATCTATCTACTCTTAGGCGTATGATCCCCAACTCCAACAag ATGGACAAGGCATCTCTTCTAGGACGAGTGATCGAGCATGTAAAAGATCTGAAGAGAAAGGCAGTTGATGCTAGCACGATTTCGATGATCCCAACAGAAGCAAATGTGGTGACCGTGGAAAGTGATGCTGGCTATCAGAACACATTTTCTTTGAATGATGATAACCTCTACATAAAGGCTTCTCTTTGCTGCGACGACCGGCCAGACTTGTTTGCAGAGCTCATTGAAGCATTCCGTAGGCTGAGACTGAGGACGATTAGAGTAGACTCGTCATCTTTGGGGGGAAGAATTCGGAATGTCTTCCTGCTATGTCGGAAGGATAGCACCGGAAGTGTGTGCTTGAACTCTCTCAAGGAGTCCATTAAAGAAGCTTTGGACAGAGTAGCCTCCGTTGACATGGTTCCCTCCAATGCCTTTATAAGTAAGAGGCAGAGGCTTTTGCAACCACGATTCCCTTCCTCCAATATATCCTTATAG
- the LOC103718110 gene encoding ERBB-3 BINDING PROTEIN 1 isoform X1 — MSDDEAKEEELDLTSSDVVTKYKSAAEIVNKALQLVLSECKPKAKIVDICEKGDAFIREQAGNMYKNVKKKIERGVAFPTCISVNNTVCHFSPLAGDETVLEENDIVKIDIGCHIDGFIAVVAHTHVLQEGPVTGRAADVIAASNTAAEVALRLVRPGKKNKDVTEAIQKVAATYDCKIVEGVLSHQLKQFVIDGNKVVLSVSNSEARVDEAEFEENEVYAVDIVTSTGEGKPKLLDEKQTTIYKRAVDKNYHLKMKSSRFIFSEINQKFPIMPFTARALEEKRARLGLVECVNHELLQPYPVLHEKPGDLVAHIKFTVLLMPNGSDRITSHPLQQLQPTKTIDNDPEIKAWLSLGTKTKKKGGGKKKKGIPRKKGGARDDTAETEPMDATSNGAPAQD, encoded by the exons ATGTCGGACGACGAAGcgaaggaggaggagctcgATCTCACGTCCAGTGACGTTGTCACCAAGTACAAGAGCGCGGCAGAGATCGTCAACA AGGCTCTCCAGCTGGTTCTGTCCGAGTGCAAGCCCAAGGCGAAGATCGTAGATATTTGTGAGAAAGGCGATGCCTTTATCCGAGA GCAAGCGGGAAACATGTACAAAAatgtgaagaagaagatagagaggggtGTGGCGTTCCCAACATGCATCTCTGTGAATAACACCGTGTGCCATTTCTCACCCCTGGCAGGAGATGAGACGGTTTTGGAGGAGAATGACATTGTGAAAAT TGATATTGGATGCCATATAGATGGGTTTATTGCAGTAGTGGCGCACACTCATGTCCTCCAGGAAGGGCCGGTGACGGGAAGGGCTGCAGATGTAATTGCAGCTTCTAACACTGCAGCGGAAGTAGCATTGAGGCTTGTGAGGCCTGGAAAAAAG AATAAGGATGTCACAGAAGCTATTCAGAAGGTAGCCGCTACCTATGATTGCAAAATTGTTGAAGGGGTTCTTAGTCATCAGCTAAAACAGTTCGTGATTGATGGTAACAAAGTCGTGCTTAGTGTAAGCAACTCTGAGGCTAGAGTTGATGAAGCAGAATTTGAGGAAAACGAAGTATATGCAGTCGATATAGTCACCAGCACAGGTGAAGGCAAG CCTAAACTCTTAGACGAGAAGCAAACCACTATCTATAAGAGAGCTGTGGACAAAAACTATCACCTGAAAATGAAGTCATCAAGATTCATCTTTAGTGAAATAAACCAGAAATTTCCAATCATGCCATTTACTGCAAG GGCTTTGGAAGAGAAACGAGCTCGGCTTGGTCTAGTAGAATGTGTAAATCATGAGCTTTTGCAACCATACCCTGTTTTGCATGAGAAGCCCG GCGATCTTGTTGCTCACATTAAGTTCACTGTGTTGCTAATGCCAAATGGGTCGGACAGGATTACCTCCCATCCATTGCAACAGTTGCAGCCTACAAAAACCATTGATAATGATCCTGAAATTAAGGCATGGCTATCTTTGGGAACAAAGACAAAAAAGAAGGGtggaggaaagaagaagaaaggtatTCCAA GGAAGAAAGGCGGAGCTCGGGATGACACAGCCGAAACTGAACCAATGGATGCAACATCAAATGGTGCCCCTGCTCAAGATTGA
- the LOC103718110 gene encoding ERBB-3 BINDING PROTEIN 1 isoform X2: protein MSDDEAKEEELDLTSSDVVTKYKSAAEIVNKALQLVLSECKPKAKIVDICEKGDAFIREQAGNMYKNVKKKIERGVAFPTCISVNNTVCHFSPLAGDETVLEENDIVKIDIGCHIDGFIAVVAHTHVLQEGPVTGRAADVIAASNTAAEVALRLVRPGKKNKDVTEAIQKVAATYDCKIVEGVLSHQLKQFVIDGNKVVLSVSNSEARVDEAEFEENEVYAVDIVTSTGEGKPKLLDEKQTTIYKRAVDKNYHLKMKSSRFIFSEINQKFPIMPFTARALEEKRARLGLVECVNHELLQPYPVLHEKPGDLVAHIKFTVLLMPNGSDRITSHPLQQLQPTKTIDNDPEIKAWLSLGTKTKKKGGGKKKKGKKGGARDDTAETEPMDATSNGAPAQD from the exons ATGTCGGACGACGAAGcgaaggaggaggagctcgATCTCACGTCCAGTGACGTTGTCACCAAGTACAAGAGCGCGGCAGAGATCGTCAACA AGGCTCTCCAGCTGGTTCTGTCCGAGTGCAAGCCCAAGGCGAAGATCGTAGATATTTGTGAGAAAGGCGATGCCTTTATCCGAGA GCAAGCGGGAAACATGTACAAAAatgtgaagaagaagatagagaggggtGTGGCGTTCCCAACATGCATCTCTGTGAATAACACCGTGTGCCATTTCTCACCCCTGGCAGGAGATGAGACGGTTTTGGAGGAGAATGACATTGTGAAAAT TGATATTGGATGCCATATAGATGGGTTTATTGCAGTAGTGGCGCACACTCATGTCCTCCAGGAAGGGCCGGTGACGGGAAGGGCTGCAGATGTAATTGCAGCTTCTAACACTGCAGCGGAAGTAGCATTGAGGCTTGTGAGGCCTGGAAAAAAG AATAAGGATGTCACAGAAGCTATTCAGAAGGTAGCCGCTACCTATGATTGCAAAATTGTTGAAGGGGTTCTTAGTCATCAGCTAAAACAGTTCGTGATTGATGGTAACAAAGTCGTGCTTAGTGTAAGCAACTCTGAGGCTAGAGTTGATGAAGCAGAATTTGAGGAAAACGAAGTATATGCAGTCGATATAGTCACCAGCACAGGTGAAGGCAAG CCTAAACTCTTAGACGAGAAGCAAACCACTATCTATAAGAGAGCTGTGGACAAAAACTATCACCTGAAAATGAAGTCATCAAGATTCATCTTTAGTGAAATAAACCAGAAATTTCCAATCATGCCATTTACTGCAAG GGCTTTGGAAGAGAAACGAGCTCGGCTTGGTCTAGTAGAATGTGTAAATCATGAGCTTTTGCAACCATACCCTGTTTTGCATGAGAAGCCCG GCGATCTTGTTGCTCACATTAAGTTCACTGTGTTGCTAATGCCAAATGGGTCGGACAGGATTACCTCCCATCCATTGCAACAGTTGCAGCCTACAAAAACCATTGATAATGATCCTGAAATTAAGGCATGGCTATCTTTGGGAACAAAGACAAAAAAGAAGGGtggaggaaagaagaagaaag GGAAGAAAGGCGGAGCTCGGGATGACACAGCCGAAACTGAACCAATGGATGCAACATCAAATGGTGCCCCTGCTCAAGATTGA